gtacatattttaaaatagatatataatacttaaaaagtgataataaaataatatttcataTGATCTTCTAGTTTGAAATGACAGAGGTGGTAAGTGGGTTAGCCCGCCTGTCCCGTCAGAAATTTGTATATAGATAAGCTAACTTGTGGCCGAGGCATTGCACTAATGGCCAATATGTTGGTCTCACAGAAGTCACATCTCAGATTTGAAATCTAGCTATAGCTGGACAGTGATAGAATCTTTAATATTAGTGTGAGTGAGTATGTTGTGTAACTTAAGATTATGGGTTGTTCAATCTatcgacaaaaaaaaaaagctaacttGTCTCATTCTGCCTAGTGTAATAACCTCCTATCGCGTTCGGCCTAATGCAAGCTGGTgctagcttttttttttttgtgtttaaaaaataatttccaaGAATAAGGACCCAAATCAGTATTTtcggaaataaaaaaaatcagaaaaccaTAACAACATCACATATTCACATTAAATTAACAACAGTGACAATATAATTTTACTgtcttaaaaattcaaaaatcctAACTAAAGAaactcaaaaattcaaaatcaagaaTAGAGTAGTAGAAATTCAACAATCCTAACTTAGAAAGAAAGTCAAAGTCAAGAACAGAGTAGAAAAATTCAGAGATTCGATCGATGTTGAGGCATGAGGGAGGAGTGTGCACTGTGAGTGGGAGTGAGTGAGTTACGAATTGAGAGTGACGTAGAAGAGTGTGAGCGACCAGCTGTGAGTGAGGATCAAACGAAGTCGAGCAGATACAGGCATTTTTCTTCCATATGGTGGTCTCAAAACTCTACCTTGTCTAGCCTTGTTGGTGAAACATATCAATGGGACAGATTTTGACCTGTTTGCCATTCAAATCAAAGGCTAATCAATGTCTAAAAGAACCATACATTCTATACACCGACAATGTGTAGTATGAATAATAATTTGATGTGTCTAGAAAGTTGAAAGTAATTGTCATCcatcaataataaaagaaaaaatatatataaacaatgaaaatattaaacaatataaataatgtaTTTTATTAGGTGTGCAgatgattattctaatattaaaatttaagtgaGTAATTTAAAAGTGTaatgtattttgatttgattggtgattttaaaaaaattattggttaTCTAATATAACCCATAATAAAAAACGTAATTTCCTAATCATTTATGATATTAACGCTTCTagatctaaaatttaatttttgttaaccTAAAAAGAGACaaactataataataaaagaaaacatgtaCAATTATACTAACAGTTGCGCAAgaaattagatatattctatattaattagtttatctttttaataaatgTTGATCCAACCGTAAACGAGATGTGAATGAATTTGCTAGAAGTATGAtttaaggaaaagtatagggtaaCAACATATTATCGATCTGTCAATTTATTaccaacaataattaattattatattttaaacacatatataaagagacacatttagaaaatatatctataaagacatttctattaaacacagccataaaaaatatttttatcagaCACATCCAcaaagacacttctattaaacacagttataaataagagttggtaGAAGTGAGCAGAAACGCTGTTGGTAACGTAGCGAAATTGATGatttaatttcattataatACACgttgcttttgctttttttttttttgcaaaaaataATACTTCTACTATTctcaaatgaaaattaaacaaaataacaagtatttgagaattatttttattattatatttttttgagtaTTTAATAATCTTTGTTGTGTCCTCGTCATTGCAGAAATTAGTAGATGATCAATAAAAGACCTATCAATAgttcataaaaattttgtatcaacaatTTCAACTTATGTAAAATTTATAGCTAgtacatatttaattattttgtatttatccTTAATAAAATATGATGAATTAGCAATGTTATTATAACCTGTATAGGTAACATTAAGAGTGGAACCAAGTTTCAAAAGAAGCATAACCTACAATTTCACGTCCGATGTTGGTCTTGAAGATTTGTACGTAGATCATGCAAATAAATATGAGTTTGCAGACATAACTTGGTATCCATCACAACACACTGCAATTTATAGATACGATTCGAGGGTTCCCTTAAATACTTCTGGTAATGCAGTCTTTGACTTCATTGGATTTCAAGATAATCCAACTTTGATCCCCGAAGCAGTTAGAGCTTCaggtaattaataataattaacagaTGATCTATTTAAccactcttcttttttttaagattttactttatatatacaataaattttatataactaatatatatatataagtatgttaTTAGTTACCCCCTCCTTAAACTTTAGTTTATGcgattctttttaattaaatatgcaAAACTTTGATATTCTAAACTTTGTTAAGTGTCTGTTTCTTAATTTTCTCAACATTTGTTGATGAAAACTTTACCAAAATGTCCCTTTTATTCTAAAGTTTTTTAAATATGCAACCTTTACTATtccaaatttattttgttaaatttgtattCTTTTATTAACAATTGATTAAAAAGAATACCTAAATGCATTTGAATTAATTAGATAGATTTTATATGAAGATACtagttaaaaattgttaaataatttgatatatttgacTAAACTATTGTCTATCCGTTCTCAACTAATAACTTCAGGTAAAGACAACTGTATTTGAGTTTTCACTAAATACAAACTAAATGCATGAATGATGATGAACAGAGACTTTGTTAGAAAGAACAAGAGACGCGCATGGGAAATGCTCAACAGCTGCAGCAACGTTAGCATACAGAAAACTTACAGCAAATGGTTTAAAGAACGATGGCATTCTTTTCACTGGCTATCCAGTAATCGGTTACCAAAGCAAAATGCAAGCCTCAGGTTCATGCTTGAACTCCCAATCACTTCACACATCATGTCCTTGGGATCCAAGAATCAAAGGCTTGTTCTTCTTTGAGACCACTCCAATCTTACCGGCTTCTCTTTTCCGCGACTTCGTCTTCGACGTGAAAAAGCTCAGAGACTTAAACCCCCAATCTTTTTGTGGAGCCGACAACTATAATGGCATTTTCTTACGTTATATCAAAGGGTCGGATGCATATCTAGGTCAATCTGAAGACTCTATAGTAATTGATTTCAATTATTATAGAGCCAAAGACGCATTAACTCCGCGATTAAACCAAGATATTTGGGAAGAATTGGAACAAATGGCGTTTTTTAAATATGGAGCTAAGCCACATTGGGGTAAGAATAGGAACATTGCAttcttgggagtggataagaaGTACCCAAATTACAACAAGTTTATTGAAGCAAAACAACAATTGGATCCACAAAATGTGTTTTCTAGTAATTGGTCTGATGAAATATTGTTTGGGAAGGAATTAGAGAAGAGTGATGGATGTGCTCTTGAAGGGTTATGCATATGTAGTGAACACAGACATTGTAGCCCACAAAACAATTATTATTGTAGCCAAGGACTTGTCTATAAGGATGCTTGG
This portion of the Arachis duranensis cultivar V14167 chromosome 6, aradu.V14167.gnm2.J7QH, whole genome shotgun sequence genome encodes:
- the LOC107495150 gene encoding L-gulonolactone oxidase 3: MLPSMIQIIEARIPESPLQCNQTLCTLYNTYGRWGDRKDCYALNATYPTTEEELRAAVSYAVKHNLKAKVVTRFSHTMPKLACPDQAVQSSFVISTEHYNLQIQIDTANAVVTVDAGVSLRQLIDALEVAGFSLVVSPYWEGITIGGLISTGAHGSSWWGKGGSVHDHVVGLSIVVPASKSEGYAKILRLDEQNPLFNAAKVSLGVLGAISKVTLRVEPSFKRSITYNFTSDVGLEDLYVDHANKYEFADITWYPSQHTAIYRYDSRVPLNTSGNAVFDFIGFQDNPTLIPEAVRASETLLERTRDAHGKCSTAAATLAYRKLTANGLKNDGILFTGYPVIGYQSKMQASGSCLNSQSLHTSCPWDPRIKGLFFFETTPILPASLFRDFVFDVKKLRDLNPQSFCGADNYNGIFLRYIKGSDAYLGQSEDSIVIDFNYYRAKDALTPRLNQDIWEELEQMAFFKYGAKPHWGKNRNIAFLGVDKKYPNYNKFIEAKQQLDPQNVFSSNWSDEILFGKELEKSDGCALEGLCICSEHRHCSPQNNYYCSQGLVYKDAWVCRYSTTVPPS